ATCCTAAGGCAATTTTTCACTTTTTGGATATTTTAGATGAGGAGAGTACACAGTTGGTAATACAAGAGAAGTATGAAGTTATTTATCATTTTGCGGCACAAATGGATGTTCGCAAGTCTGTGGATAATCCCGCATTTGATGCCCAAGTAAATATCATCGGGACAATCAACTTATTAGAAGCTGCACTGAAGGCTGGTACAAAAAAATTTATTTTTGCTTCCACAGGTGGGGCAGGCTATGGCGAACAAGAATATTTTCCTGCTGATGAAAAACATCCTATTCAACCGCTCTCGCCCTATGGAATTGCCAAAATGAGCGTAGAAAAGTATTTGTACTACTACTATCAAGTGCATGGATTAGCTTATGTGTCTTTACGTTTAGCCAATATCTATGGACCTCGCCAAAACCCAAAAGGGGAAGCAGGCGTAGTAGCTATATTTTGTCAAAAATTACTTAACGATGAACCTGCTTACATTAACGGTACAGGTCTACAAACTCGCGATTATGTATATGTAAGCGATGTAGTACAAGCTGCTTATTTAGCCCTACATTATCCAAAGTCAGGGGCTTTTAATGTGGGTACAGGAGTGGAAACTAACGTTATCCAAATTTTTGACTATATCAACGAATATACAGGTAAAAGTGCACCTCGGCGCTTTGCACCTGCAAAAAAAGGGGAACAATTTCGTTCTGTGCTTAGTTACCAAAAGATACAACAGGAAATGGGCTGGCAACCTACTGTGGACATTCAAACGGGCTTACAAAAGACTGTACAATGGTTCAAGGATAAACAAAAGAGTCTAAAAGAAGGTTAAGAGGTTGATGAGTGTTAAAAGCGCAAGGTATATCATTTGTTCGTTTTTGCGTGAGGGGCATGGAGCATGCCGTAAGGCAGTGCGAAGCGCAGCGAAGCACCGAAGCGATAGCGCAGTGCGGAATGCCCCGACCCAAGCGTCAGCGCAGGGGCACGCCCAAATAAAAAATATCATACTTTACCTTATATTCTATTTTTTACTTGCATGCTCAAAACCAACCTATACAACCAAAGACTTACCTACCTTGACCTTAACACAAAAAGACCTTGAAGCAGTAGGCTACAAAAACTATCGCCAAGAAAGCCAAATGATTGACGACTTAACTCAAACCTTGCCTTTGGAACAAGAAACACGCACACAAATTAAGTCTCAACTGCAATTTTTTCTCAACCACATTAAAAGCTTAGGCTTCAAAGCAGCTTATTTCAACAGATTTCTGCGAAAAGATAGCGCTATTTCTTTTACCGTCAACTACTATCTGTTCAAAGATGAAAAAAGTGCCATAGAAGGTAAAAATGATATCCTTAAAATTTATGAGCTGCTTACCCCAGGAATGCCCGAAGATGACAAAAATCTGTTTAGAATTTTTGTTGGGCAGCATCTTACTGTTCGCTCTTGGATGCGCAGCACTACCAAAGAATTTTTATGCTTGTTTGTTAGAGATAATTTAGTTATTGCTGTGTATTGTCCCTATTTAGATATGACAGAGCGCATTCTGCGGCTGTCTATTAAACACTTGAAAGACAACCAACAATACGACACCAAAGTGCCTTACCTGCATGTAACTGAACTTTCTGGTCAAATTCCTCGAACAGACTTCATTCCCTCCCCTAATGATAGAACCAGCGGCGTACAAGATAGCCCCGATTTGAGAAAACTTACTGAAAATGTACACCAAGAATGGCTTACATTTTATCATCAAAATGCAGAAGTAGTGCAAAACTTATTAGAAAACATAGCAAGCTTAGTCAATAACAATGAGTTAGAAAAAGTAAAGACCTTAATGTTCCCAGGTCAATCTATTCCTTACTTTGGTTCAAAAAAAATGTTATCTCCTTATGATTCTTTATACAAATACGAAGATTTTTTTCTCAAACGCATAGGTAAACCTATTCAAATTCGTCTGATAGATAAAAAGCCGAATTCCATCCGTTTTGGGCAAACTTTTAGCGCAGGCTACAAGTATCCTGTTAT
This window of the Bacteroidia bacterium genome carries:
- a CDS encoding GDP-mannose 4,6-dehydratase; amino-acid sequence: MKILVTGGAGFIASHIVDKLIEAEHEVHVIDNLYTGKRENVHPKAIFHFLDILDEESTQLVIQEKYEVIYHFAAQMDVRKSVDNPAFDAQVNIIGTINLLEAALKAGTKKFIFASTGGAGYGEQEYFPADEKHPIQPLSPYGIAKMSVEKYLYYYYQVHGLAYVSLRLANIYGPRQNPKGEAGVVAIFCQKLLNDEPAYINGTGLQTRDYVYVSDVVQAAYLALHYPKSGAFNVGTGVETNVIQIFDYINEYTGKSAPRRFAPAKKGEQFRSVLSYQKIQQEMGWQPTVDIQTGLQKTVQWFKDKQKSLKEG